The Gemmatimonadaceae bacterium DNA segment AGTTCCCCTGCTGAGCGGCGCGAATTCGGTGCCCGGACGCCGTCGCCGAACAGGGTCCGACGGGCCTATATTTCAGCCCGTATGCCCCCCAACCCGATCTACCTCGACCACGCCGCCACCACCCCGGTCCGCCCGGAGGTCCTGGAGGCGATGACGCCCTTCTTCGGGCCCCGCTTCGGCAACCCGTCCTCGACCCACCGTTGGGGCCGCGAAGCCCGCGCCGCACTCGACGAGGCCCGCGAGCGCGTGGCACGCTGCCTTGGCGCCGCCCCGGACGAGATCTGCTTCACCTCCGGCGGCACCGAAGCCGACAACCTCGCGGTGCTCGGCGGCTGGCGCATCCTCAAGGCCCAGGGCAAGCGCGCCGTGGTGACCAGCCCCATCGAGCACAAGGCGGTCCTGCAAGCAGTGCACCAAGCGGCCAAGGAAGGCGCCGAGGAGCGGCTGCTGCAGGTGCGCGCCGATGGCACCGTGGACCTCGACGACGCCAAGGCGCAGATCCGCGCCGGCGAGACCGCGCTGGTCTCGGTGATGTGGATCAACAATGAGACGGGCGTCATCCAGCCGATCGATGAACTCGTCGCGCTGACGAAGGCAGCCGGCGCCGTGTTCCACACCGATGCGGTGCAGGCCTTCGGGAAGGTCGAGGTCAACGCGGCCAAGTTGCCCTTCGACTTCGTGAGCGTCTCCGGCCACAAGCTCGGCGCTCCCAAGGGCATCGGAGCGTTCTTCATCCGCCGCGGCACGCCGCTGGAACCGCTGTTCTTCGGCGGTTCGCAGGACCGCGGGCGTCGCCCGGGCACCGAGAACGTCGCATCGGCCGTCGGACTCGCCCGGGCGATGGAACTCGCCAACGCCGAGCGCGAGGCGCATTGGCGCGAGCTCGAGGCAATGCGCGATCGCCTTGAGGCGAAGCTGCTGGAGCGCATCCCCGACGCCGTCGTGCACGGCCGTGGCGCCAAGCGTGCCCCGCACGTGCTCAACGTCTCGGTGCCGGGTACGGACTCTGAGTCGCTGCTGATGGCGCTCGACCTCCAGGGCGTCGCCTGCTCCTCGGGTTCGGCCTGCCAGAGCGGGAGCGTCACGCCGTCGCACGTGCTCTCGGCGATGGGCGTGCGGGCCGATATCGCCGCGGCGGCCATCCGGATGAGCTTCGGGTCGCTGAATGCCGCCGAGGACGTGGACCGCGTGGCGGAGCTGTTCCCCGCCCTGATCGCCAAGGCGCGGGGCCTCAGCGGCGTCGCGTGAACCTGCGGGTTCGTCGCGAGGGCTCCAGCGCCCAAGCGGGTATATTCCGATGATGCCCGCCCCTCGCCCCCGCGTCCTCGCCGCAATGAGCGGCGGCGTCGACTCCTCCGTCGCCGCTGCCCTCCTCGTGCGCCAGGGCTACGACGTGGTCGGCGTCACGATGAAGCTGTTCTCCGACGGCGGCGACCTCCCGGATCGCCCCTGCTGCTCGCTCGACAGCGTGAACGACGCGCGACGCGTCTGCGAGTCGCTGGGCATCCCGCACTACGTGCTCAATCTCCAGGACGCCTTCGGGCGCGACGTGGTGCAGGACTTCGTCGCCGAGTATGCCGCGGGCCGCACACCGATCCCCTGCGTGCGCTGCAACACGTTTACGAAGTTCCGCGACCTGCTCGCCAAGGCCGATGCGATCGAGGCGCCGTTCATCGCCACCGGCCACTACGCGCGCATCGTGGACGGGCAGCTCGCCCGCGGCGTGGACGACAACAAGGACCAGACGTACTTCCTCTGGGGCATCGAGCGCGACGTCCT contains these protein-coding regions:
- a CDS encoding cysteine desulfurase, with protein sequence MPPNPIYLDHAATTPVRPEVLEAMTPFFGPRFGNPSSTHRWGREARAALDEARERVARCLGAAPDEICFTSGGTEADNLAVLGGWRILKAQGKRAVVTSPIEHKAVLQAVHQAAKEGAEERLLQVRADGTVDLDDAKAQIRAGETALVSVMWINNETGVIQPIDELVALTKAAGAVFHTDAVQAFGKVEVNAAKLPFDFVSVSGHKLGAPKGIGAFFIRRGTPLEPLFFGGSQDRGRRPGTENVASAVGLARAMELANAEREAHWRELEAMRDRLEAKLLERIPDAVVHGRGAKRAPHVLNVSVPGTDSESLLMALDLQGVACSSGSACQSGSVTPSHVLSAMGVRADIAAAAIRMSFGSLNAAEDVDRVAELFPALIAKARGLSGVA